In the genome of Quercus robur chromosome 3, dhQueRobu3.1, whole genome shotgun sequence, one region contains:
- the LOC126719528 gene encoding RING-H2 finger protein ATL57-like, whose protein sequence is MMITSFFKAMTSSWAAPPSLPQPITTCHDNNNNNNPLAEFAFIALIIIIGILIRYICTWFKPSDDSDDNSETTQTQGRDHRRHLWPRNNNNNNSSSQPQRSVQRNHGLDPAIILALPVYSYHGDDAKYQVDCAICLSEFEENEDVKAIPFCKHVFHPNCLEKWLSVQVTCPVCRGGVSTRSDDQRRRSKLRSHDVCIEIHEGV, encoded by the coding sequence ATGATGATCACCTCGTTTTTCAAAGCCATGACCTCATCATGGGCAGCTCCACCCTCATTGCCACAACCTATCACTACCTGCcacgacaacaacaacaacaacaatccaCTTGCAGAATTCGCTTTTATAGCCCTCATAATAATAATTGGGATTCTCATCAGGTACATTTGCACCTGGTTCAAGCCCAGCGACGACTCAGACGATAATTCTGAGACCACTCAGACTCAGGGCCGAGACCACCGACGACACCTATGGccaagaaataataataataataattcttctTCTCAGCCTCAGCGGTCGGTTCAAAGAAATCATGGACTCGACCCCGCAATCATTCTTGCTCTGCCCGTCTACTCTTATCATGGAGACGACGCTAAGTACCAGGTCGATTGCGCCATTTGTCTGAGCGAGTTTGAGGAGAACGAGGACGTGAAGGCGATTCCGTTCTGTAAGCATGTGTTTCATCCGAACTGCCTCGAGAAGTGGCTTTCGGTGCAGGTGACCTGCCCGGTTTGCCGTGGGGGTGTGAGCACTCGATCGGATGATCAAAGAAGAAGATCGAAGTTGCGGAGTCATGACGTGTGTATAGAGATACACGAGGGAGTGTGA